The Daphnia carinata strain CSIRO-1 chromosome 1, CSIRO_AGI_Dcar_HiC_V3, whole genome shotgun sequence sequence TCTCTTTGGAGACAAGGGAATGCTGAAACATATTTGTATTCATCACCTAAGACATTGCAGTTCATGACTTTGGGCAGGCATTCTGAACGCAAAACAGCTTATAGAATTTGAATTCATTTCACGCGCCTTGTTTTCCACTTTCATTTATTTACTTCATATGTAATAACTAATCCAAAACATCTTTCTCCTTCAATGACGTTTTTCATTTACACCGTAAAACCACGAATCTGTCAACACCGAAGCAATCCTTACGCACACTGAAACCAGCATAGCTGCCACAGTCTTGAGAAATTAACTGAATCATTTTCGTTTGTCTTGGATCAATTTCGAGAACAATAAACGCGCCccctctgaaaaaaaatttggatgGCATGAATTCTAAAAGCATGTTTCACAAATACAGACAGTTGCATACCTAAGCCATTTTGGCGAGTTGCGAATAATTGTTTCGATTAGCCGAGTTCCATCAGGCCCGCCATCCAAGGCTAGGTGGTCTTCATATCTGAGATTAAAGAATTCAAATTGCTATGAGAACCTTGTTTTGCGTAAATAGCATATCTACCGAAAAACTTCAGGTTGCAGACCGGAGATTTCGGCCGTGGGAATGTAAGGTGGATTTGACACAAGAATGTCAAATTTTTGGGAATCAGCAGGGCTGAATACATGTATTACACCATCGTCTTCTAATTTTGCAATAGAAAACGAGGCACGATCTGCAAGTCCCAACAGTTCGGAATTCAATCGAGATAGGGAGACGGCTAGTGAACACCCAATCATTGTAGGACTTATCAATGGTGGTTATAGATTTCAATCGTACCTGCGGGGTTTGCGTCTATCGCTGTGCAGCGCAACTTATGAATGATGGCAAAGAACCagtaatgaaatttaaatgttgTTTAACATATATGTATACATTTTATACCTTGTCATGCTTACTGAGCAATGCAAGACTGATGGCACCAGAACCACAGCCTATTTCGAAACAAGACGGATCACGAAGACTTCCCTCTTCAGGCGTTAGGTGCTGAACCAATTCAGACGCGATTGTAACAAGATCTTCTGTTTCAGGCCTAGGTATAAAAACAGATGGGGAATGGGACATCTTCATTGTTAACCCACAAAAATCCCACTCTCCAATGACATATTGTACAGGCATTCTTTTAAGCCTTAGTTCAGTGTTCACTAGTAGCCTATGGTATTCATCATCTGTTAAGATCTGGTTTCTCATTGTATCAAGACGACTCACCTAatgccggaaaaaaaaagtatacgTATATGTAATCATTCAAGAGTGCGGCAAAAACAatgccaatatttttcttttttagagcAACACAGCTTTACTAAATTTGTGTTCTTTGTTATGGTTTTACATATCCAATATCTACTAGTATAGAACAGAACTAATCCCATTTAGACTTCACAAATATTGCTATGATTTAGCAATATACAATAATaactgtttgaaaaaataaataaaattcttttagtgTTATTGAACAGGCCATATATGTTACATTTCTTAGTCCAAGGATACTGCATATGATGTGTTTAATTGAGCTCTCAGCTTCTGGAACTTGGTTttcatcaaacttctttgtcCAGCATTGAATCAAATGCTTCACAGCCTTTTCCGATGTGTGCCTATAAATGGAGTAGTTTCTGAGtgctcacatttttttttagtgaatGCATCTTTTATACCTATTCAAAGCACTGGTATGTATCCGCGAGAGCATCGCTCGATACCAAAGAATCATTCTACTTTAAATGAGATGTTTCCAACACTTTAATTTACTAAGGCAACAGAAAACTAGACTCGTCCGTTTTCAAGATTTGTCTCACTTATACCGACACACAAACATAGGTACAACATCAGCGAGTTCACTTGGCTAGCCCCACCGTATTAAGGCCTCCTCTACGGTTAAGGCGAGTAcgattcaacattttcaatgaCTGCGAGATGTTTCCCGGCCAGAGAACGAGCCAATAAGAAGATAATCTGGTCTCAATCGTCACGACAGTAGAGTACGATGTTTTAAACAACTCGATCTCGTTCAGCTGCCATGGCGCTACCAGTGAAAGTACACTGTCAACATAGTGGGAAAAAGCAGACGGAGTATCTAGGCGTTGCCGTCATTTAAacctttatttatttccataATCActcgctattttttttgtgtttatcaGAAATCGTGTACATGTATTacctttaaaatttttggtttattttaaGGATTACCGTTAACTAATGAATGTACGTTTTCATAATTATAGTTGGGTGTTAAATTTCTAGAGAAGAATCGGAGTAAAAGTCGGGGTAAATACAGTAGAAAACGTTGTAATCGGGCACGTAACCGGGTTTTGCCAATTGCAAccctttgtatttttttatatccccggttcaacatggtctcactacatatgtactaagtagtacatagttgcagatgcactttttcttatggagtaaatgataaacgcgcagggcgttagtcaattttttttttttttctaatattgtctgcttggagctTTTCCACGCAGaagtcgcgataaaacgtggttttccatgcggaatgtggaaaaagacacctaaaattgtaaattaaatgagaacccatgaaataaatttatttaaattatcttagttaatttttaatataagacggaatgctgaaattttctagacacaaacaaaatgtaaatatgtacttataattaaaattttttacacttatttacactttttaaaatttgaacttggcgcggtaaaaaaatggccgccataatggtttatcaaaagccactttttcaaacgtaatttttggggttaaatagcatcttaaaagtaaacgtttagaataacttgttcctggaatcaccaggaacaaaaatattataatggtttcctgttttgacgaagattaagcgtcaaacaatcaatgcaaagtttcgtctttttcacacatcccctcccctttctaaaatcatgaaatcctttaataattatttatgaagaaaataaacagtcaaaattgacaaatttttgcatcaatcgatagctcttaccaagagctatctaattctatgaaatttatgttaaattttcagaaaaggaaaaagtttaagtgtaacatatttttttgtttttatcagttgcgtTCATTAGAATCTtggatcgaaaaacaacaaaaacacattttgcctttaagattttttccctttgaaaatgttgacaacaattacacaaaaaatagatagcccttaccaagggctatttaCTATAATTAATCAACTATTTATTGTAATTTATTTAActgacaaataataaaaaaattgtttcttttatattcttttatttcaattgcCACACCAATTGTAtacatattcattatataaGCAGAAAATATGTATAATGTATATTATATTATTGTATGTATTATagtattgtatatatatataatagtatcgtacatatataaatatctatatataattgtaacatatatattagtatttatattgtacatattaactcattggaaaaatttacatcaaccgaattcattttattcgcttcgaaaaaatctaaaagacatgcgctacacgcattattgtttaactggtttaactttagtggtttaaccactaaagcaaccaaatcaaggcCCTAATGGCGGCAACGCACACTTTCTCCAtatagaaaactgtaggcgcgattatgtactaagtagtagactacatattgcctcgcgaccagcctgacTCCGAAACCCTAAAGAACCGCACTGAAATCCAACTGATCGGACTATTGTCCTATTGAAGCGGGCACGAATCCTACCCATAGTATTACGCGAAATTCAAATAATTATTATCGGGAGTGCTTGAAGCTCAACACGCATAATTTAGATATATTTTtgcaaaacgtaaaaaaaaaactaataaaactaaaaacaaaacaaaaattaaatgaaaaaaaaatgtttcgaagTTTTGTTCTCCACCCATGTACTTTACCCAATATAgacataaagaagaaaaaaaggaaatctagCAGTTTTTATCCCTGTTATTCGTAGGAAAAGCAGATGGCACGAGAATAGATAGTGCTCTGATTTTTAGTTTCATCTGCTTGCACTAGAATCCAAAATTGTGTACTTAAGAATGGCTTCAGTTTGGAAGAGCCCTCTATATGTTACCACAAGATAATCCAACTGAAGAGcttaaaataaaacttttattgttttaccgGCACACTAATTAATACTGTTTGTTTGCCTTTGTTCCATTTTCGAGGAGCATGACTGTACACACTTCGAAGACCTGATTCAACATGTAGGGGAAAACCCTGCGCGGATGTCGTACGTCAAATACCGCCCTCTGTGGAAGTTCAGAAAGAAACTTCCGACAGCAAAATAAATGCACTTTACTCATTACACGATGACATGCAACTGTTGAAAGATATCAGTTGCAGAAAATCAAGGATTTTGCGTAGAAAATAGTCCTCTGATTCATTATTAAACGTTGCTGTGGACGGAGATGATACTTCAAACATCAACAACgtgaaataaacaaacaataatTTCCGAAATTTTGCCAACCCAGCAAAGGTTTAGCCTTTGAATTCtctcgattgttttttttacctcgaACACGTTTTTCTGGGTCGGTTTCGAACTGATGAAAAGGGTCACATTGTACCGCATTGTTTTGCTAACAAACTTCATGGGTTAGAATAGTTGCAGTGGATGGTGTGTAGATTGGGCGAGTGGACTTTCAGTCGGATGTTGACGATTCCTTCTCGCGATCGTTTAGGTTCGTAATAACATTCTCGGTGACTTCTGGCCTAAAGGAATTTCTTTTAGGATTGGCAACTCacttctttataaaaaaatgcCGATCTATCAACAATTATtttgtgaatgaatcctgtgtcgCTGGTGGGTAAGTACATCAGAAACTATCGCagaaactgttttctttcagAGTTTTCAAAAGTCTGATGTTAAGCAACTTTTGTATCAGTAGTTTAAAAGTTAACGAAAACCATATATCTTAAAGGGTCAAAATTTCAGCCTAGACcacattttcgaaatttttttttgctatcccAACCCTGGATTTtgggtttgtttgtttgtttaactGAAGGGGAAAATACGTAATAACTGCCAAAAAATAGATATGATAGCTTGcagaaaacaatgaaaacataATTAAACATACCAAATATagttttttctaaaaataaacaattattgaagaaaagattttttgcaCGTTTACTCTGCATTGTCCTTAAAAACAAGACCTACCTGCTCCTTTACACCCAATGAGTCACTTGTTCACGTCTACCGAGAATTGATCACGACTTGTACGTATTTTCTGGAAAACGGATCGGAATAAGAATATTGTTTTTGgaatactcttttttttctaaaaacagCTCTTGCGCACGCCTACGTCACAGGTCATGAAAGATAATCATGATTTCATGTAAGCAAGGGCTATTTTCCCATGTTTTGCAAGATTTTCACTTGTCAATTTAGTGGCAAATGGCAGAATTTTGTACTACATCGCATGGCTTAGAACGATACCACCAGGACTGGTGCTCTCAACTTTGATTGGTTCCCTGAATTAGTATTAcactagtaactttgggcccgtccagaGCCGGGgaataggtggcgctagcgtattttaacgctatttttcagaaaatcgATTCATGCCATTTTTTCTCGCGTctactttaaattttttttcgcgtctactttaaattttttttcgcaatcgGGTTTCCCTGTTttgcccgccgacccactcattgtttttgcccgtccaccccctcactttctctgcccgtcaagataccagctgaagttgcccgtcgaccccctcccTGTCCGTCAAACCaccctctgcccgtcaacccactctcTGGCCGTTAACCCACTGCCCGTTAACCCGCACCTGcgtcaaaagtaaaaaatcaGTGAAATTCAACCCTCGTTGATGAAAATTCTTTATTTGTCACTCTTGAGCAAATACCGTTACCAGAATGCAAAAATATGCTCTAGACCCACTTTAGGCCTTTGTACAGTGGTTTAAACATGGCATCATACGACCGGGTGACGCAAATAGACTGCAGGTTTGGTGTAGAGAGATGGTGGGGGGCATTGGAAcgcaaaaatgaattttgctTCTCCTTAGTTCAAGGATACCAAATTCGAACCCAAAAAAAAGTACACAATTTTGCAGTTTATCATCCCAATCTACTAGCTGATGTTGTTTTGCATGGTTACAAGAACTGTTTTTCGTTCTCAGAAACTTGTAGAGCCTTTAACACGAagacatttttagaaaatcttATAATTCCCTTCTGatccaattttttaaagcagcTTTTGTAACAGCAGGAGATGGAATTTTTGTCAGGccaaataattgttttttcgctaaaaattttgcaaatTAAGTCAAAATTTAGAATCTCATATATTTTGGTATGAGGTTACCAATCCCCGTCGAAAATTAATTCGTCATATTTCTAGTGGTTTAATAAATTAAGTGGATCAAGATCTCCAACGCTATGCTCGTAAACGAGCACCTTAAAAATAGTTTAGGGCCTAAAATATCAAAGGGCATATCATTAGATAGGAGCGAATTCCAACCAGGTCCCAACGTAATGATTCACGATGACTAATCTAAAAATGTGTCGTTTTGATTCCGTAATATGGAGGTTATATACGGATGTGATCACTAGGAATAAATGCGTGGAGGAGTCCAGAGATGACGTATAACTCAACCGATCGGACACCATAGCTGAAATGTGTAGAAAGGAGAGTAATTAAAGGCGAATTGAAAAACTGCAACGTGCGATAAATATTACAGGACATCGCTGATAATAAACCTATGGGTATCATTGTAGCCTAAGCCGTAAATATAAGCCTGTATATACAATACACAAAAAGGAGATTAATTATTAGAACAAAAAACCGACATAGTAACAAGATCAATAGTTGGCAGTTTGTGGTAAGCGTTCTGTGAATTGT is a genomic window containing:
- the LOC130694961 gene encoding release factor glutamine methyltransferase-like isoform X2, with amino-acid sequence MILWYRAMLSRIHTSALNRHTSEKAVKHLIQCWTKKFDENQVPEAESSIKHIICSILGLRNAVVLVPSVLHCSLRCTAIDANPAAVSLSRLNSELLGLADRASFSIAKLEDDGVIHVFSPADSQKFDILVSNPPYIPTAEISGLQPEVFRYEDHLALDGGPDGTRLIETIIRNSPKWLRGGAFIVLEIDPRQTKMIQLISQDCGSYAGFSVRKDCFGVDRFVVLRCK
- the LOC130694961 gene encoding MTRF1L release factor glutamine methyltransferase-like isoform X1 encodes the protein MILWYRAMLSRIHTSALNRHTSEKAVKHLIQCWTKKFDENQVPEAESSIKHIICSILGLRNVSRLDTMRNQILTDDEYHRLLVNTELRLKRMPVQYVIGEWDFCGLTMKMSHSPSVFIPRPETEDLVTIASELVQHLTPEEGSLRDPSCFEIGCGSGAISLALLSKHDKLRCTAIDANPAAVSLSRLNSELLGLADRASFSIAKLEDDGVIHVFSPADSQKFDILVSNPPYIPTAEISGLQPEVFRYEDHLALDGGPDGTRLIETIIRNSPKWLRGGAFIVLEIDPRQTKMIQLISQDCGSYAGFSVRKDCFGVDRFVVLRCK